The following coding sequences lie in one Panicum virgatum strain AP13 chromosome 6N, P.virgatum_v5, whole genome shotgun sequence genomic window:
- the LOC120678762 gene encoding uncharacterized protein LOC120678762 produces MEPHKLRFVRCPRCNQLLVEYPSIPVYKCGGCGTVLRAKNRAVPVAQAGSGSDQCNSFPNSLQGSPQSSKSICSDEQKAASTVDQSREAMVDGSVPSTIDNNDPCKVAIPKRAISAANTLTHDEDLNEEAGSLIDGNKKNSEEDMVKEIHDKDSGADSSSNLTEKLDTSENPNGGEVDGFATSDVSTLNGKEVVHKEERLQSYEGMQVESHEALIEELERSLSFSSDDGYFSDEAENVGLSDALRNQMGSRRFMLGVKVNDASRSDPHGRLIEELEMSFSDAEEPMEQHAVLVERVHGNVHDMHPQNLDAESAHPCEESLSSLDDGHLKHEQTSHQEIRLIGNDNKVKEECNTEENSAANHEAEDIANSSSESAKDWQSIDIEIADPCEVSSSLFVDSNIKDNCNDAMEECHTEDDSTANRVNGNAHSMVADEDIVEVSHENGKDQQFTDAESAHPFEGSVSSIDDGNEKIKQSFQQNDLIADVTQETEEECCMEDENVNSYVHGIENLIISKDDISDRPCGNEGLMADCRYGENKESHMENENMANTVDANENVAAADDHIAERVDNNEAPLHSGDMANTDGKDQQSLEAEGTDLVEEVLSSLNTGHIKSEQCLQQNELISDGSKEKEDADMVDSNASATVARISSWSYKRTQNKVPSFNKNKEEISYGYKASQLRQGLSLDSEDSKSIQNFIESQIDGTSSSHSSGSPSQGVLVHRTSTKFNNIVRHERLKKMDELRDQLSRLSSEKISEKSYQKRDPDPEYQQQSNSCDVEQHLPSVDGDSIRSSHALESYYGHGRPPRYQPSNSFSPTHTYPHCHFGHTQTRIPHSYDPWEFNSYYQSSYAESTILDYESLRSSYKEHKRVVRKHILRPLSGASPYTICNRCFNLVQMPSDVYISKAKIGKMQCGKCSKVLAVSFPSVHQAHAKISVDVVQPSYNPNCTIPTNEDITSYYAECLTGGPVSISEDYEASYTRSLPTQAGSSSLAATQSAKKVSDSALHRLMGYDSASQLLRHSRVFDDGYESFESMVPVSTRVSRRKNK; encoded by the coding sequence CGAAAAATCGAGCTGTGCCTGTAGCACAAGCTGGCTCGGGATCCGATCAGTGCAACAGCTTTCCAAATAGCCTGCAAGGATCCCCTCAGAGTAGCAAATCAATTTGCTCTGATGAACAGAAAGCTGCCTCCACTGTTGATCAGTCTCGTGAAGCCATGGTTGATGGAAGCGTGCCCTCCACTATTGACAACAATGACCCCTGCAAGGTTGCAATTCCAAAACGAGCAATTTCCGCAGCAAACACTTTAACCCATGATGAGGATCTGAATGAGGAAGCAGGCTCCCTAATTGATGGGAACAAGAAAAACTCAGAAGAGGATATGGTCAAGGAGATACATGACAAAGACAGTGGCGCTGACAGTAGCTCAAATTTGACTGAAAAACTTGACACAAGTGAAAATCCAAATGGTGGTGAAGTAGATGGTTTTGCCACTAGTGATGTGAGTACACTGAATGGGAAAGAAGTTGTTCACAAGGAGGAGAGGCTACAATCATATGAAGGTATGCAAGTTGAATCACATGAAGCCCTGATTGAAGAGTTGGAGAGGTCTCTTTCATTCAGTAGTGATGATGGATACTTTTCGGATGAAGCAGAAAACGTCGGGCTTAGTGACGCTTTACGCAATCAGATGGGTAGCCGCAGATTTATGCTAGGGGTCAAAGTGAATGATGCCTCCCGGAGTGATCCACATGGTCGGTTGATTGAGGAACTAGAGATGTCTTTCAGCGATGCAGAAGAGCCAATGGAGCAGCATGCTGTTCTTGTAGAGAGAGTTCATGGAAATGTGCATGATATGCATCCACAGAACCTAGATGCTGAAAGTGCACATCCATGTGAAGAAAGCCTCTCATCATTAGACGATGGACATCTCAAACACGAACAAACTTCTCATCAAGAAATCAGGCTAATAGGTAATGACAATAAAGTAAAGGAAGAGTGCAATACTGAAGAAAACAGTGCTGCCAACCATGAAGCAGAGGACATTGCAAATAGTTCTAGTGAGAGTGCCAAGGATTGGCAATCCATTGATATTGAAATTGCAGATCCATGTGAAGTGAGCTCCTCTTTATTTGTTGACAGCAATATAAAAGATAATTGTAATGATGCAATGGAAGAGTGCCATACGGAAGATGACAGTACGGCCAACCGTGTTAATGGGAATGCACATAGTATGGTTGCAGATGAGGACATTGTAGAGGTATCTCATGAAAATGGTAAGGATCAGCAATTCACAGATGCTGAAAGTGCTCATCCCTTTGAAGGAAGTGTGTCTTCGATTGATGATGGGAATGAAAAAATTAAGCAAAGTTTTCAACAAAATGACCTGATAGCAGATGTCACTCAAGAAACAGAAGAAGAGTGTTGCATGGAAGATGAAAACGTGAACAGCTATGTTCATGGTATTGAGAATCTGATTATTTCAAAAGACGACATTTCAGATAGACCATGTGGTAATGAAGGGCTAATGGCAGATTGTCGTTATGGAGAAAATAAAGAGAGCCATATGGAAAATGAAAATATGGCTAACACTGTTGATGCGAATGAGAATGTGGCAGCTGCAGATGACCACATTGCAGAGAGAGTTGATAATAATGAAGCCCCTCTTCATTCAGGTGATATGGCTAACACTGATGGTAAGGATCAGCAGTCCCTGGAAGCTGAAGGTACAGATCTAGTTGAAGAAGTCCTCTCTTCACTTAACACCGGACATATCAAATCTGAACAATGTCTTCAACAAAATGAGCTAATATCTGATGGCTCTAAGGAAAAGGAAGATGCTGATATGGTAGACAGCAATGCAAGTGCAACTGTTGCCAGAATTTCAAGCTGGTCATACAAGAGGACGCAAAACAAAGTACCTAGCTTTAATAAGAACAAAGAAGAGATATCCTATGGATATAAAGCTAGTCAACTTCGCCAGGGACTGTCTCTTGATTCTGAAGACTCCAAGTCAATTCAAAACTTTATCGAGTCGCAAATTGATGGCACCTCAAGTTCTCATTCAAGTGGGTCTCCAAGTCAAGGGGTTTTGGTCCACAGGACATCAACCAAATTCAATAATATTGTTAGACATGAGCGCCTCAAAAAGATGGATGAACTAAGAGATCAGCTAAGTAGGCTTTCTAGTGAGAAAATCTCAGAGAAAAGTTATCAGAAGAGAGACCCGGACCCGGAGTACCAGCAACAATCCAATAGCTGCGATGTTGAACAGCATCTCCCAAGCGTTGATGGGGATTCCATTCGAAGCTCCCATGCTCTAGAATCCTATTATGGTCATGGAAGGCCACCAAGGTACCAACCATCCAATTCTTTCTCACCAACCCATACATACCCACACTGTCATTTTGGACACACCCAAACACGCATACCTCACAGCTATGACCCGTGGGAGTTCAATTCATATTATCAATCCTCATATGCGGAAAGCACAATTCTTGACTACGAGTCACTTAGATCAAGCTACAAGGAGCACAAACGAGTGGTGAGAAAGCATATTTTGCGGCCTCTGTCAGGTGCTTCCCCATACACTATCTGCAACAGATGTTTCAATTTGGTTCAAATGCCATCAGATGTCTACATATCAAAGGCCAAGATTGGCAAAATGCAGTGTGGTAAATGCTCCAAGGTTCTTGCAGTATCATTTCCTTCAGTACATCAGGCACATGCAAAGATCAGCGTGGATGTGGTCCAACCATCATACAACCCTAATTGCACAATCCCAACGAATGAGGATATTACTTCTTATTATGCTGAGTGCCTAACAGGGGGTCCTGTTAGTATCAGTGAAGATTATGAAGCATCATACACAAGAAGCTTGCCTACTCAAGCTGGATCTAGTAGCCTTGCTGCCACACAAAGTGCCAAGAAGGTTTCTGACTCGGCACTTCATCGACTCATGGGGTATGATTCAGCAAGCCAGTTGTTACGTCATAGCAGAGTGTTCGATGATGGCTATGAGAGCTTTGAGTCAATGGTGCCAGTTTCTACCAGAGTATCCAGAAGAAAGAACAAGTGA